The DNA region CCCTAGTTTCATTAAATCTCGAGAAATAGCAATAATCTTCATCCCAGGCTTCAGGGTATCGCCCCAGGCAGCTACACTAGGCTCACCATCTGTTTGCCAATGAACGGAGTTGTATGCAGAAACGTTTACCTCCTTTGTTTTCCAGACGTAGTCGTTTTTTTTGGCACAGGCATTATAAAACAAAGCCAGCAACAAAAATGCGGTTATCTTATTGAACATAACTGAAGAGTTTCCCTTAAAGCTACATAATTTTAAGAAACTAGATATGGTAGGGGTTCTCCCCTATGCAGGGCAATGATATTTCTTGCCGCAAATACGGACATTTGATTCCGTGCCTCAATGGTAGCCGAGCCAATATGTGGCGTAACCGCTACTTGCTCCATAGCGAGTAAGGGATTGTCACTTTTCATAGGCTCTGGGTCGGTAACATCAAGACCTGCGCCCCATATTTCTTTATTTTGTAAAGCAGTAATCAAGTCCGCCTCCTTATGAACCTGACCGCGCGCTGTATTTACAAAGATGGAGGTCGGTTTCATTTTTTGAAATGCTTCGGCATCAAACGTATACTTTGTGTCTTCGGTAAGCGCACAATGAGCCGAAATTACATCGCTCTGCGCCAACAGCTCATCAAAGCTCACCTTTTTAGCCTGTAATTCCTCTTCTGCTTCTTGGTTGTTGGAGCGATTACAGTAGAGAACATTCATTCCGTAAGCCCCCTTACAACGACGGGCAAATTCAAACCCTATTCGCCCTAAACCAAAAATGCCGACGGTCTTATTCTTTAATTCCATACCCAAATGAGCTTGTGGCCGAAAATGTTTCCATTCGCCCTTGGCAATAGTTTTGTGCATGTATAACATTCTTCTTGATACTGCTAACATCAATATGAAAGCCATATCCGCCGTGGCATCCGTCATAGAATTGGGAGCGTTCGCAATAGGAATACCCAACTTTTTAGCTTCGGACAAATCTATATTATCGTAACCCGCTGCATATTGAGAAATAATCTTAAGATGCTTGTTCGCGTTTAAAAATTCAGCATCAAACTTATAATTACTTGTACTTAAAAGCGCATCGTGTTTAGCGGCTGCTTCATAAAGCTCTTCTTTGGTCATGGGTAGACCCTTGGTCCATTTGGTGACTTCAAGGCCCTCCTTTTTCAACATTTCTATTCCAATGTCCGGTATGTTTAGCGGTACGAGTACTTTCATAGCAAGCAATTTATAAAATCTTACTTACGGTTTTACAAATTGGTTTACTTTTACGCATCTTTTGGTGCATATTTCATTTTCAAACCCCACCATTTACATGAAAATCCTCAAACGCATACTTTTAATTTTATTCGTAATTCTCATCGTGGCCGTCTATTTTAATTTCCCCAAACTCAATTTCATTTCTGGTTACGCTTCCAAAAATATGGCCTCTACCGTTTTTATAACAGACCGTAGCGCTGAGTCCGTTAAATTAAATGATAACGATGTACCCCTTATTAATCTTGCCGATGTTGAGACCGACGGAAATAGTGCTTCCGCATCGGTATTCGGACTCATGGAGCGAAAAGCAATATGTCATGAGGGGCTGGGCTGCACATTGGTAAATAAGGATTATGACCCAAATGTTACTATACCCGTACCCCAGCGTGTTAAAAGTAACAATGATTTAGTTTTCCCTTACGGGGATAATGAAGCCAAAGACACTATTTTTAGCAATGTGGATTATGATATATTGAAAAAAGGAATCCATAGCGCTTTCACCAATAATGAAGTTCAAAAGACACGAACCGTTTTAGTTGCCCATAAAAACCATATTATTGGCGAAAAATATTTGGAAGGCTTTACTAAAGACACCCCTATTTTAGGATGGAGTATGACAAAAAGCGTACTGGCTACTTTGTATGGCATTCTAGAATACCAAGGAAAAATAGACCTTGATAAACCTGTACTTTTAAACGATTGGGATAAGGACGATCGCAAAAAAATTACTTTAAACCATCTGCTACGGATGCAAAGCGGACTTGCATGGGACGAAGATTACACCTCTATTTCAGATGTAACACGTATGCTCTTTATGGATGCCGATATGACCAAGTCGCAAGGTAAAAAAGAGGCCATTGCTGCGCCCACCGAAGTTTGGAACTACTCTTCGGGAACAACTAATTTATTATCTGGTGTTCTAAGGAAACAATTTGAAACTCACCAGGATTATATCAACTTTCCATATGAAGAACTGATCGATAAAATAGGAATGAACAGTATGCTCATTGAAACCGATATGAAAGGGAATTTTGTGGGTTCCTCTTATGCTTGGGCCACAACAAGGGATTGGGCTAAATTCGGCCTGTTATATCTTAACAAAGGAAATTGGAACGGAGAACAACTTTTTGACGAATCTTGGGTTGACTATGTTTCGGAACCAACTTTACATTCCGATGGCACTTATGGGGGTCATTTTTGGCTTAATGCCAACGGAAAATACCCAGATGTACCCAGAGACCTTTATTCTGCAAATGGTTACCAAGGGCAACGTGTTTTTATAATTCCCTCTAAAGATTTAGTGGTAGTACGGACCGGTCTTGCCGAAGCTCCTGATTTTGATATTAATGAATTCTTGAAAAATATACTTGCGGCAATCAAATAAGTATGCCGTTTTAAGGCTCGCGAAATACGTAAGAAAAAGCTTAAATATCTTTTTATTGTAGTTACACAACAATTCTGGCTTAGCTCGCAACAATAGTTATGCGGAAATGAAGCTTCAATGTAAGTTTACAGTGTAATAAAAAAACAAAAAGTAAATTTTTTCATTTTCATATAGTGTTCTCGATGAAAGAGCCTTTTCCGGACAGGGAAGGCTTTTTCTGGTTTTAAGAAGTAGCTAAACTTAAAACCATTTACGGTATCCACTTGTTCTTACCAAAATCGGGCTTCCTTTTTTCCAAAAATGCATTTCTACCCTCCTTGGCTTCTTCCGTACCGTATGCCAAACGTGTAGCTTCACCCGCAAACACCTGTTGACCTACCATTCCATCATCCGTAAGGTTCATTGCGAATTTTAGCATTTTTATAGAGGTTGGCGATTTTTCAAGAATCTCTTGCGCCCATTGGTAGGCTGTATCCTCCAATTCATCATGTGGAATTACGGCATTCACCATGCCCATTTCATAAGCCTCTTGTGCGGAATAGTTTCTTCCCAAGAAAAAGATTTCACGTGCCTTTTTCTGCCCTACCATTTTAGCAAGATAAGCAGAACCGTAACCGGCATCAAAACTCGTTACATCTGCATCGGTCTGTTTAAAAATAGCATGTTCTTTACTAGCTAGCGTCAAATCACAAACCACATGCAAACTATGACCGCCACCAACGGCCCAGCCAGGTACTACCGCAATAACCGCTTTTGGCATGAAACGGATCTGGCGTTGCACTTCAAGAATATTCAAACGGTGCATCCCATCTTCACCTACATAGCCCTGCTCTCCCCTAGCCTTCTGGTCTCCTCCGCTACAGAATGAATATATTCCGTCTTTCGTAGAAGGGCCTTCAGCAGAAAGTAATACTACACCAATGGAAGTGTCTTCTTGGGCATCATAAAAAGCTTGATACAATTCACTTGTAGTTTTAGGTCTAAACGCATTTCGTACGTTAGGACGGTTAAAAGCAATACGAGCTACCCCGTTACTTTTTTTATAGGTAATATCTTCAAATTCTTTGGCCGTTTTCCAATCTGGTTTCTGCATGAGGTAATTTTTAAACTTTTGCAAAGTAAAGCAATTTGAAAAAACAAATTATCATTGTAGGCTCTTCTAAATTACAAGGAGGATATTGTGCTGTAAAATACATTTTCAGCTTGTAGGATTAAGAAAGCGTATAAAAAGTAAGAAGAAGTGATAAAAAATTCATTAATTGTAGGAGAATAACTATAATAGTTTGCAATAAATTATTTCAAATTAACTTAATTTAGCTTTATGATACACTGTGATACTCCTAAACCAAGTATCTCAAAGTTAAGATTCCATCAAACAGACAACCTTTATTTCCTAGTTAAAATGCGGCAATAAGTTTAGCAAATGAACATTGAAAACTATCAAATTGAAGATTTAGATGAAGTTATAGCAGATTTAAATGCTATAGCCAGAATAGGTTATTGGATTTTCAATGTTCAAACAGGCGAATACAAGCTAGATCGGGTAAGCTATGAAATACTACAATTACCGGATGGAACCGATTTACATGACAAAAAGAGCACTGCCTATTGTAGAAATGAAACGAAGTGGACCTTTATTAAAAAGCTTATACACAATGCGGTTGAGCAGAACTCTTCATTTAACCATGAAGTTGAATTAGAGGTTCCAAGCGGAAATTCTATTTGGGTGTTGCTAATTGGCAAGTGTATTACATCCACAGAACAGCGAATAAAAGTGTCAGGGATGATACAGGACATTACCGCTCGAAAAGAATCGGAAAACGAACTAATCGAAAAGAACGAACTTTTAAATTTTACGGAGAACAAGGCTGCTTTAGGGCATTGGAAATGGGACATTAGCACTAATTTAGTTACCTGTTCCAAAAACATATCTCGCATCATTAAAGTACCCTATGGCAAACGCATATCGGTTCATAAGTTAACAGGTTCCGTACACCCAGAAGATATTGAAGACGTTAGATCGCATTTAAATAATGCGGTTAAAACTAAAACTTTTGAAACGCTTTTTCACAGATTCCGATTAGAAGACGGGTCCGAAAGGATAATTCAAGTTTTGGGAGAGCCCATCATAGACGAAGATTCTACTTTAAAAGGTTTTATATGCAGCTCTCAGGATATTACAAAAATAAAGCAATTTGAAGAGGAACTGTTGAAAAAAAACCAACTCTTTAAGGTTGCTCAGCAGAGAGCAAAATTTGGGTATTGGCAGTGGGAAGTTGACACGGATACAGTAATATGTTCCCAAAACATGGCCCAACTCCTTAAAGTGGAAGAAAACGTTGAATTTCCCCTAAACACATTAATAAAGGATGTACATCCAGAAGATGTAAGCCACGTGCGAGCAAGTTTGGAACAAATTATTAAGCAGAAGTATTTTAACAGTTTTTCGCATCGCGTTGTTATAGATAATCAACTTATATATGTTAAAGTACAAGGGAAGGTCATAACAGATTCTGACGGGGAAATTGTAAATATTCTTGGAGTCTCCCAAGATGTGACCGATCAAAAAATTATTGAAAATGAGCTTAGAAGCAACAATCAATTATTGGGATTTGCTGAAAAGATTTCAAAAATAGGTCACTGGCAATGGGATTTTTCCACTAACTATATAAAATGGTCTACCAACCTTTACCGCATTTTTGAAGTTGAAGAAGGAACGCCAATCAAATTTGATACTTATTTCAACTTTATACACCCAGATGATGCAGAAAGAGTTACTGCCAAAATTGATGCGCTATCAAAACACAAAAATTTTGAGGGAGTCATACACCGGATTGTATTAAAGAACGGAAAGATAAAAACAGTAGAATTATTGGCAACCGTGAATCTTGATCGGTCTGCCAACATAATTGAAATGTTGGGTACCCTGCAGGACGTAAGCGAGCAACGGGCAGATGAAATGAAATTTAAAGCTTTATTGGAATCCGCCCCTAACGCAACTCTTATTCTTGGTAAGGATAACATTATACAAATGATTAATTTACAGGCAGAACACCTGTTTGGCTATACCTCCCAAGAACTGGTAGGCCAATCTATTGATCTTATTATTCCTTCCAGATATGATGAAATACGAGCTCCACTAAGAGATGCTTTTTACGCCAATCCTGAAGTTAAGACCTATGATATTGGTAAGGATTTTTATATGTATGATAAACAGAGGAATGAAATTCCTGTTGAGGTGACTCTTGGCCCTCTACAGCTAGAGGGAGGCTTTCTTTTATCCGTAGTTGTAAGGGATATAACTGCAGAAAAAAACTACCAGCATAAAATTTTAAAAGCTAAAGAAGAACTAGAGGTACTTACGGAGGAATTAACAGCCCAAAATCTACAACTGGCGGACTTTACCCAGATAACGTCCCACAACTTACGTGCCCCTGTAAGTAATTTGAATTCGCTTGTAGACATCTATAAAATGATGGATGATGAACAAGAACGTAATGCGTTGTTCGAAAAATTCGAAACGGTAATCTCTCACCTTACCCTAACGCTTAATACGCTCATAGAAGCATTGAGTGCAAAAAATGATGCTTCGGTAGAGCGTAGTGAAGTTTCTTTTAGCGAAGTCCTTATGAAAACTCAGGAAATATTCACTGCTGAAATCACAAAAACCAAGGCGGTAATAAAAAGCGATTTTTCTCAAATAGACACTTTAAAATATCACAAAATATATTTAGATAGTATTTTTCAAAATTTGATTGGCAACTCTTTAAAATACAAAGCCAAGGAACGAACGCCTCAAATTGAGGTTACCTCAGAAATGAGTGATAACAAAGTAATTTTAAAATTTAAGGATAATGGTTTAGGTATAGATCTCAAAAAACACGGTCATAAAATATTCGGTTTAAACAAAGTGTTTCATAACCACCCCGAAGCAAAAGGTATTGGTCTTTTTATGACAAAAACTCAAATAGAGGCTATGGGCGGCAAAATATTTGTTTCTAGTAAAATCAACGAAGGCACAACTTTTAGTATTCATTTTAATTAATTAAATTATGAAACCTCCCTTTCACCTCTGTATTGTTGACGATGATGATATATACAGATTTACAGTCCTTCAAACGGCAAAAACATTGAATATGGAATATAGAACAACCGTTTTTTCCAATGGTCAAGATGCCCTAGAATACATTCAGGCAAATCAAAATAATCCCGAAACCCTACCCCACTTTATCTTGTTAGATATTGATATGCCGGTTATGGATGGTTTTCAATTCCTACAGAGTTACGATGATATAGAGCCCACTTTAACAAAAAACATCACTATTTATATGGTTTCATCATCTGTAGACCCAAAAGATATTGAATTAGCTAAAAGTTATAGCTCTGTAAAAGATTACATCTCAAAACCCTTGAAAAGCGAGCAGCTTAAAACTATAATCGACACGATAATACCCAACTAAAATTAGAATCATGAAAAACAAAAACGCTGTTGTTACCGTATAAATATAGATACATATACTTAACTTATTCAAATTATACGGTAGACTAGTTTCAAGCGCACAAAATGAGTTCAAAAGACAATAAAAATATTATTGGCCCAAGTATCATGAATTCCATTCATGAAAGGCTAAAGATAGGTTCGTGGAAATTGAACGTTGAAACCGGTGTATACACAATAGATAACGTTACTTGTGACATACTACAAATACCTCATACTACAGTATTACAGCGAGGAAAAAAAATGCCTTTTAAGAGAACCGAAGATACCGTTCTAAAAGTTGAAACAGGTCTGAAAAAGACAATTGAACAAGGCGTGCCCTTTGACCATGAACTGGAATTTGTCACGGAAAAAGGAAATACGATATGGCTACACGTTTTGGGCAACAGTCAATTTAAAGACGGTAAGTGCACTGAAATCCTAGGGGTTATTCAAGATATTTCAGATAAAAAAAGTGCCCAAGAAGCCATACTTCACCAGAATAGATTGTTTGATCTTGCCGGACAAAAGGCGAAGCTTGCCCATTGGTATTGGGATTTTCAAAACAACCATTTTCTCGGTTCGAAATTTTTATGTGAGGTTCTTGGTATTCCTGAAGGAGCCAAGTTTAACCTGGAAACTTTACTAAAGGATATACCTTCTGATAATTTAGCGTACGTAAAAGAGCAGATAGAAACCAATATAAACAACAAGACTTTTGAGAGCTTTTACCATCGGATAATATGTGCAGATGGTTCGGAACGCATAGCGGAAGTCATTGGTGATATCTATACCGATAGTAATGGTAATATCACCCACATTATTGGCATTTCACAAGATGTTAGCAATTACAAGAATATACAAGCAGAATTAATAAAAAAGAACGAGCTTTTGGCTTTTGCCGAACAAAAAGCTCAAATTGGGCATTGGCAGTGGAATACCATTACAGATCAGGTATTCTGGTCAGATCATCTGTATCATATTTTTGAAAAAGAGCCCAACTCAAATTTACAATTTAGTTCCTATTTTAATAGCGTTCATCCTGAAGATCAACCTATAGTAAAGTTACATATTGAAGATTCAATTAAGAAAAAATCTTTTGACAGTATTACCCATCGAATTGTTCTTGAAGATAATTCCATTAAATGGATTCAACTTTTGGCCGAAATCGTTTTTAACGAAACAGGGGAAGTACAAATGATGATGGGTACTTGCCAAGATATCACTAAGTCCAAGCTAGCCCAAAATGAACTGCTGAACAAAAATAAATTACTGGACTATGCAGAGGAAATAACCAAGATGGGAAATTGGCAGTGGGACCTAAGTACAAACAACGTGAAATGGTCTGCCAATCTGTACCGAATTTATGAGCATGAAGAAAATGCCCCAATAACCTTTCAAACTTATTTTGATTACATTCACGAAGAAGATAAACCAAAGGTTACAGAAAAAGTAGAAATTCTGTTAAAAGACAAATCTTTTGAAAGACTTGTGCACCGCATTGTCCTTAAAGATGGTACCATAAAAACGGTTGAATTGTTAGGCACCGTTATTGTTGACGAATTTGGAAGGGCTATTGAAATGCTGGGCACATTACAGGATATTAGTGAGCAACGGGCAGAGGAAATGAAATTTAAAGCATTACTGGAAACCGCTCCTAACGCTACTCTTATTCTGGATAAGGACAATATTATACAAATGATCAATTTGCAGGCAGAACGCCTGTTTGGCTATACTACACAAGAACTAGTAGGTGAATCTATCGACCTTTTAATTCCTTCCAGGTATGATGAAAAACGAGCTCCCTTAAGAGATTCCTTTTATGCCAATCCTGAAATTAAAACATATAATTTCAGCGAGGATTTATATATGTACGATAAACAGAAAAGTGAAATTCCCGTTGAGGTGACTCTTGGCCCACTGCAGTTAGAGGGAGGCTTTCTTTTATCCGTAGTAGTTAGGGATATAACTGCCGAAAAAGATTACCAAACTAAAATCTTAAAAGCTAAAGAAGAGCTTGAGGTACTTACCCAAGAATTAACAGAACAGAATCAACAACTTGCAGATTTTACGCAAATTACCTCACATAATTTACGCGCCCCGGTAAGTAACCTAAACTCGTTGCTCGAAATTTTCAATATGACGGATGATGAAGAAGAGCGTCGCGAACTTTTCAAAAAATTTGAAAGTGTTATAGGCAACCTTACCCTTACACTCAATACACTTATAGAATCACTTACAACAAAGTCGGACACCTCAAAAGAACAGAATTTAGTATCCTTCAGTGAAGTGCTATCAAAAACCGAGGAAATATTCGCTGCTGAAATTCTGCAGACAAAGGCTGAAATCAAAAGTGATTTCTCTCAGGTAGATTCTATGATCTGCCACAAAATTTACATGGAAAGTATTTTTCAAAACCTTATAGGCAACGCTTTAAAATATAGGTCTGAGGAACGTAACCCTCAAATAGAGGTTACTTCAGAAATGAAAAATGGCGAAGTGATTTTAAAATTTAAAGACAACGGCTTGGGCATAGACCTAAAAAGACACGGTCATAAAATATTTGGATTAAACAAAGTTTTCCATAATCACCCAGAAGCAAAAGGAATTGGTCTATTCATGACCAAAACCCAGATAGTAGCCATGGGAGGAACCATATCAGTATCAAGTAAGGTCAATGAAGGCACTACTTTTAGTATTCAATTTATTTAGAAAATTATGAAAAACCCCTTTCACCTTTGTATTGTTGATGACGATGATATTTATAGGTTTACTATTATTCAATCGGCAAAATTCTTAAAAATAGAGCACAAAACTTCTGTCTTCCCTAATGGAGAAGAAGCCCTAACCTTCATCACCGAGAACCAAAACAATGCGGATGCACTACCCCATCTTATTTTGTTGGATATTGATATGCCCATAATGGACGGGTTTCAATTTTTAAAAGAATATAGCAAGATTGAAGCTTCACTAGCTAAACAGATTGCTATTTACATGGTATCCTCATCCGTAGACCCAGAGGACATTGAACGTGCAAAAAATTATCCTTCGGTTGTAGATTACATTTCCAAGCCTTTAAAAAGTGATAAGCTTCAAATGCTAATAGAAAAGACAAAAGAGAGTTCATAAACCCATTAGCACTCATTTTTTTTGTTCTTTTCTTCTATCCATTTTGAAAGGTACTTTGTACTCTGCATGGTTTGGTGTTGCAATACACTTCCAATAAAATTTTGAGCACGACAGTCTTTAAGATTGAGATGTAAGTGTTTTATTTTTTTGGATAATCGTTCCTTTAAATTTTGCGCATTGTACAACTCATTAATAAGAACTACACCGTTTTGTTGTGCTTCATACCAACCTTTTTCGTCGCTGTACAATTGAACGGCTTCTTGTGCAAAATCCTGTGCTTTTTGGGCAATGGCTCCACTCCACGGTAAACCTTCTTGCATTCCTTCTACGCCTATAGGTGTAGTAACGCTTGGGGTTCCATTTTGCATGGCTGTGGTAAGTTTTCCCTTAATGCCTGCACCAAAACGCAACGGAGCAAGGTTTATACGTGCACTTGCCATTACCTCATTCGCATCTTGGGCCCAACCTTTTATTAAAAATCCAATTTCTGGTTTATGAAGCTGCGTCACTTGTTGCGGCAAATATGCTCCGTAAACGGAAACTTGGGCATCTGGCACAGCTTTTCTAATCAATGGCCAGATTTCTTGATACAACCATAGTACGGCATCAACATTAGGGGCATGCTTTCCGTTCCCGATACACACAAAATTTGCCCTTTCAATAAAACTAGGCCAGTTTTGTTGAGCTTCCTCGGTCAATTCATCCAAAAGAAAAGGAAGATGTAAAAATAGGTTTTCATCTAACTTAAGCGTTTGGGTCAGCAATTGCATTTCAAATGTTGAAACCATTAAAGAAAGGTCACAACGGAGGATACTTGCAGTTTCGCGTTTGGTGATGTCATGTGTTAGCCAATCCTCCACTGAGAAAGGAATTCCTTTTTTATGGGATTGCTCCCTTATTTTCCGTAAAGAATGTAAATCTTCCGTGTCCAATATTTTAATGGCCTGTGGAGCATTCTCCGTAACTCGCCATCCAAATTGTTCTTCGGTCAAGAAACGATCGTACAGGATAACATCAGGGTTTATTTTCTTTAGTAAAGTATCAAAACCAGAATCGTTCAATGCAATGGACTTTGATTCTATCTGAAGTGCATCAAGATTTAATGAAAGTTCTGTTTCCGAGGCTGTACTAGCAAACACTATACGGTACCCTTCAACTTTAAAAAAAACCAGGAGTTGGAGCATCCGGTTTCCTGCAGCTGTAGAAGCAGGTTCCGGCCAAGTAAAACCAATAACTAAAAGTACGTTTTGCTTCACTAGACCTATTTAAACGTTTAGGTTATCCAAAATAATTTTAACTACATCTTGGCAGCGAACATACGAGAAATACTTGACCGCAATTTACGCTCATAATCCTCCTCTAGCCACTCTTTGTAATTCTTGGTATTGTTCATGATGCAATACGAATATTGACGCACCCTATACTTGATCTCTTCTTTGAGTTCTTTCGCCAGAATACGTGCATCAAAAACATCTTCGGAATTTTCTACACAAATTTGGGCATGTTGGTCAATACTACGTTCTAGTACTATTTTAGACCGTAATCCTTGTGCAAAAACTTTTTTATACTCCTCTTTTATATTAAACTCAATATTGGTAGAATTTTTAAACTTTTCACGAAGTGCAGCTGGCATTTCATAAACAAACTCTTTCTCAATTTCTTCATCATTCTTAATGTTCTCAAGATAGAAATCTGGAAAATGAAAAATTTCTTGCCAATCTATTGGAGCGTCCCACAGGCCAAAGCGTGCCACATTGTTTCCTAGATCTACAACCGTGAATTCACTTTTATTCTCCAAAATACGGGATCCACGACCAATCATCTGAAAATACAAGGTAAGTGAACGCGTAGCCCTGTTCAAAATAATGGTCTCTACGGACGGTTCATCAAAACCCGTAGTAAGAATACTAACCGAAGTTAAAATAGCATCTGGCGTATTGGAAAACCACTCTAATATTTCTTTACGTTCAGAAGCGGTATTTTTATTGTCTAGATGACGCACATTATAACCGGCCTTCTTAAACGTTTCATACACATAACGGGAGGTATTGATACCATTGTTAAATATTAACGTTTTTGTACCCTCAGCTATTTCCTTGTATGCCGATAGCAGCTTGCCCAACATACTTTGGTTGCTATACAGCTCATCTGATGATTTAACGGTATAATCCCCACTAATACCCAATTTAAGACTTTGCAGACTTACATCATAATTGTACATGTTGCCCTTGGCCAAGAAATTTCTCTTGATCAAAGCTCCAATGGATTCCCCCACGATCAACTTTTGATAGTTGTCCTTCATGGGTAGTTTTATATTGGAACTTAAAGGTGTGGCGGTAACTCCTAAAATCGTAGATTTTTTAAAAAACTTAAATAGCTTTCTAAACGAATTGTAATGGGCTTCATCTATAATAACCAAGCCTATGTCATTTATCTCTACTTTCTCTTCTTGCAGCCTGTTGTTAAGGGTTTCTACCATGGCTACAAAGCACATGAACTCATCTTGATCGGTAAGTTCCTTTACCTCACTATTAATGATCTTATTCTTAACACCAAAGCTTTTCAGCATTCTAGATGTCTGTGTACTTAGCTCTATACGGTGTGTAAGTACAACCACTTTTTTACCCGTTTTCTCAATATAACGACGGGCAATCTCAGAAAAAACAACCGTTTTTCCGCCTCCCGTAGGTAATTGATAGAGTAAGTTTCCTTTCTCTTCAGGATCCTCAAGATGCTTAAAAATGGTATTCAGATCTTCAATCTGATAGTCGTACAGCTGCTTTTCGGTAGTATTTTTTTTTAACTCCAAGTAGGGTCTAAAATTTAGTGTTCGATTATTGTAAGTAGGTGGGGTATCCCAAAATCTCAA from Zobellia alginiliquefaciens includes:
- a CDS encoding 3D domain-containing protein, translated to MFNKITAFLLLALFYNACAKKNDYVWKTKEVNVSAYNSVHWQTDGEPSVAAWGDTLKPGMKIIAISRDLMKLGFEPGTQVKIHGLEGIYEVRDKMHSRWRNKIDVYMGSDVQKAREWGMKKVKIEYRVKREDNTQSE
- a CDS encoding 2-hydroxyacid dehydrogenase, with the translated sequence MKVLVPLNIPDIGIEMLKKEGLEVTKWTKGLPMTKEELYEAAAKHDALLSTSNYKFDAEFLNANKHLKIISQYAAGYDNIDLSEAKKLGIPIANAPNSMTDATADMAFILMLAVSRRMLYMHKTIAKGEWKHFRPQAHLGMELKNKTVGIFGLGRIGFEFARRCKGAYGMNVLYCNRSNNQEAEEELQAKKVSFDELLAQSDVISAHCALTEDTKYTFDAEAFQKMKPTSIFVNTARGQVHKEADLITALQNKEIWGAGLDVTDPEPMKSDNPLLAMEQVAVTPHIGSATIEARNQMSVFAARNIIALHRGEPLPYLVS
- a CDS encoding 1,4-dihydroxy-2-naphthoyl-CoA synthase, coding for MQKPDWKTAKEFEDITYKKSNGVARIAFNRPNVRNAFRPKTTSELYQAFYDAQEDTSIGVVLLSAEGPSTKDGIYSFCSGGDQKARGEQGYVGEDGMHRLNILEVQRQIRFMPKAVIAVVPGWAVGGGHSLHVVCDLTLASKEHAIFKQTDADVTSFDAGYGSAYLAKMVGQKKAREIFFLGRNYSAQEAYEMGMVNAVIPHDELEDTAYQWAQEILEKSPTSIKMLKFAMNLTDDGMVGQQVFAGEATRLAYGTEEAKEGRNAFLEKRKPDFGKNKWIP
- a CDS encoding serine hydrolase domain-containing protein: MKILKRILLILFVILIVAVYFNFPKLNFISGYASKNMASTVFITDRSAESVKLNDNDVPLINLADVETDGNSASASVFGLMERKAICHEGLGCTLVNKDYDPNVTIPVPQRVKSNNDLVFPYGDNEAKDTIFSNVDYDILKKGIHSAFTNNEVQKTRTVLVAHKNHIIGEKYLEGFTKDTPILGWSMTKSVLATLYGILEYQGKIDLDKPVLLNDWDKDDRKKITLNHLLRMQSGLAWDEDYTSISDVTRMLFMDADMTKSQGKKEAIAAPTEVWNYSSGTTNLLSGVLRKQFETHQDYINFPYEELIDKIGMNSMLIETDMKGNFVGSSYAWATTRDWAKFGLLYLNKGNWNGEQLFDESWVDYVSEPTLHSDGTYGGHFWLNANGKYPDVPRDLYSANGYQGQRVFIIPSKDLVVVRTGLAEAPDFDINEFLKNILAAIK
- a CDS encoding PAS domain-containing sensor histidine kinase — protein: MNIENYQIEDLDEVIADLNAIARIGYWIFNVQTGEYKLDRVSYEILQLPDGTDLHDKKSTAYCRNETKWTFIKKLIHNAVEQNSSFNHEVELEVPSGNSIWVLLIGKCITSTEQRIKVSGMIQDITARKESENELIEKNELLNFTENKAALGHWKWDISTNLVTCSKNISRIIKVPYGKRISVHKLTGSVHPEDIEDVRSHLNNAVKTKTFETLFHRFRLEDGSERIIQVLGEPIIDEDSTLKGFICSSQDITKIKQFEEELLKKNQLFKVAQQRAKFGYWQWEVDTDTVICSQNMAQLLKVEENVEFPLNTLIKDVHPEDVSHVRASLEQIIKQKYFNSFSHRVVIDNQLIYVKVQGKVITDSDGEIVNILGVSQDVTDQKIIENELRSNNQLLGFAEKISKIGHWQWDFSTNYIKWSTNLYRIFEVEEGTPIKFDTYFNFIHPDDAERVTAKIDALSKHKNFEGVIHRIVLKNGKIKTVELLATVNLDRSANIIEMLGTLQDVSEQRADEMKFKALLESAPNATLILGKDNIIQMINLQAEHLFGYTSQELVGQSIDLIIPSRYDEIRAPLRDAFYANPEVKTYDIGKDFYMYDKQRNEIPVEVTLGPLQLEGGFLLSVVVRDITAEKNYQHKILKAKEELEVLTEELTAQNLQLADFTQITSHNLRAPVSNLNSLVDIYKMMDDEQERNALFEKFETVISHLTLTLNTLIEALSAKNDASVERSEVSFSEVLMKTQEIFTAEITKTKAVIKSDFSQIDTLKYHKIYLDSIFQNLIGNSLKYKAKERTPQIEVTSEMSDNKVILKFKDNGLGIDLKKHGHKIFGLNKVFHNHPEAKGIGLFMTKTQIEAMGGKIFVSSKINEGTTFSIHFN
- a CDS encoding response regulator; the encoded protein is MKPPFHLCIVDDDDIYRFTVLQTAKTLNMEYRTTVFSNGQDALEYIQANQNNPETLPHFILLDIDMPVMDGFQFLQSYDDIEPTLTKNITIYMVSSSVDPKDIELAKSYSSVKDYISKPLKSEQLKTIIDTIIPN